The nucleotide window agtcctcttgtgctgccaaagctaggagcactctcaccgtctcgattcgagcaaccggtgcaaacacctcatcatagtccactccttgacgttgtacgtagccctttgcaacgagtcttgccttgtacttcacaatggcaccctccgtgtccttctttaacttgtaaacccacttcaaacctatcgtcttttggtttggaggtggggttaccaaagtccacgtgccattgctctcaattgccttcatctcctcatccatggcgtgcgtccagctaggacttttgctcgcctcaacgaagttcgccggctcctcaactccgaacagacatagtccggagtactcgagcgtaactggctttgtgtacttgtagactttcttgagggtcttgtagcgacgaggccctgaggaatccgttgtggcttgcgaaggaggcgacacaaattgtgtcggtgttgatgcacttgaggaagacgactgagaccttggtgtgtcatcgacatccgtgtcgtcggcgtagtcgtcgtgaccgtgaccatcatcttgattgtcgtcgtcactatgcgcctcgttgtcgatgttgtcgtcgagatctccgcctgtgtcgtgcacGGTGTTGTCgccatctccttgcgacctatgcgcgtcgtcgtcggtgtcggcaccatgatgatcactaccattgtggtcaccttggttgggcgtcttgccaaccacctggacatccttccctgcatcatcatcagttggaaattcaactgcaaatatgttactgtttggagcatcgtcggctgtggcgctccaattccacgcttggttttcttcaaacacgacgtcgcgtgaaatccgtagacgcttggtttgtggatcgtagaaacggtatgcctttgtgccagaactgctctcgtatccgatgaacaccatcttggtgctacgatcggcaagctttgagaggtgcggctccgccgtcttcacatgtgccacgcacccgaatgtccgtagatgagacacattcggcttacgtccgtaaattgcttcatacggagtcttgccgatcaccgccttcgttggagcccggttgagaagatagaccgccgtcgagacaacttctccccaaaaagtccccggcaggttcttgctcttgagtaaactccttgccatgtcaacgacggttcgattgcgcctttcaacgaccccattctgctgtggcgtgtaaggtgccgtgaggaacctctttatgccaatcttctcgcagtagtcgttgaactcattcgacgtaaactctccgccgcgatctgtccgtagagcgcaaacctttagcttgtgttccatctctgttgcagcctttaGCTTCTTcaatgcttcaaacgcctcatctttagaccgtaggagaatgacccacatatatctcgagtagtcgtctaccacaaggaagaaatacttctttccagcgtgagttcccggggtgatagggccacatagatcaccatggagcagctcgagtgcatcacttgcacgataggtagactgagcagggaatggcctgcggtgctgttttccaaccaagcacccgtcacatactcgatcaacatggtcgataactggcatcccggataccatctccatatttgacatcttcttcaaggcgtagaagttaacgtgtccaaatctagcatgccataaccacgaatcatcgtcactcttggcgagccaacactctggttgagattgatcaaggttgaggatatatagcctattccgtgtgcgattaacacgagctagcacgtttcggaggttgtcgaatatcgtcatcactccgctctcgatattcaccttgcatccattctcgtcaagcttcccaatagagatgatgttgttgcgcagccatgggatgtagtacactccggtgagtatgcgatgttcgcctgtgagaccctcaaagaggacagatccttgcccgcaaatctccacagctgaaccatcaccgaacttgaccgagccttcaacatcgtattccatctcgaggaatttctccttgcaccccgtcatgtggttactggcacccgtgtcgagataccacgacacgttctgatcaccggataactttggtgtcactttttcctcatgaagtagcaacttccggcttggtttcacaaccaccgtttcagcgagatcacaaacttcggccatcacaagacctggaccttcgtcttcctgctttgccaaatttgccttgatctcccgcttgttaggctttggacaatccttcgcaaagtgacccatcttattgcagttatagcacttgacctcggacaagtccaagttccgtggtttctgctctttagattggcccgccttaccacgaccttgtggtttgccttttcctttgccttttccggtttgtccatcgcccttcgtgttgcttgagccttcgccaccgtcacgccttcctttgctatttggggcctcccaatctgcgcgcgagtacatgagttggtcactacctcctcctttgccttttcgacagccacgagcattctcttcccacgtccgcaggagtccgatcgcctccgttatggtcatgtcgtcgatgtcgtaaagctgctcgagcgtgctgatgatgtacgtgaatttgtcagtcactgaattgaaaaatttctccacaatctcggtctcctcgagctttgcaccaagcgcgcggatctcttccacgaaagtagtaagacgcatggcatagtcgttcaccgattcagtttcctccatctgcaacttgtgaaattggtgcttcagcacttgtgcccgagccttggtgacacgatcttctccgatcctcatctccttgagtgcgttccacgcctctcttgccgtctcgaactccgccaatgtcattagcacgaaatccggcacggactgggcaatggcggccatggcaccttcgtcggactcgtcatcgacgtcgtcgtccgtgattgcctgccacactcgaagggttcggagaataatcttcatcttcaccgcccacacgccatagttggcgtcggtgagcatcgggtactggatggggatgttgcgatgcgcctggacgttggcgccgctcgttcctccatcactcgttgctgacttgccgcccttcttcaccttgtcgccgttcttgttcgccttcggACCAcctttgccggacttgaccgactcagcgtcgctgtccgtcatcgtagatcgtagatcgtcgaggctctagatacaaattgttggcttttgaacgtgcgtatgcagctgtacaggcgtgccaatGCGATTCTTGCtttggccggctacttgacggaacttgcgtaactagcgacacgaataaaactgatcgatggattagatggctaaaggcccgtgtcgagcctttgctttgtattgcttttcgtttttctggtgttacaatcaacacccctagggtgtcttttatacacgtccacaagggactatgaaaatagactaggactaggaatcctaatactactaggactcggtttgctttctttcctaatcctaaagaaacaacatgattaacttctacagacTTTTGGCAGGATATCTTTTGAGGGTGGAATACAAGGAGTGACTTCATTTTCAACATCACCCCCAGTTTATATGGTACATGTGCTGATTCAAAACATAGCTTCAATTGATGGTGCACAGAGCAAAAAAGAAACCTTTTGCTACCCTTCCAGACTGAATTCAATCTTTCAGATAACTATGGTAGGGCCATGGGTTTCAGGCAGCCATGTTATTATTGGACCGGACTAGGGAGCGGCGCCGCAGGAAAGCCTTGCCGTGCGGCGGCTCCAACAAACTAAGCACGACCTGCCATATGCAAGATTcactttgatgtttgaaattcaaaaagttttatctacaaaaccgttaattcaatcgatgatccgttttcatcattgactttctcgcgacgagttcttcgaaactagatcccatgtcgacatgttccgtcaactatttttttcgttcatacttgccacattttttgacTCACTTGCCATATcattaaccacttacttgtctaaaaaaataacttgattgtCATTTTTTAATATTGTTTTGTACAAAGCCTTGTAGTAGTTTTCATCATACATGATATAAAAAGCATGTAGTAGGTTGTGTTTGTCAAAttaaatatgtcaacttgtcatatttacatataAATTTGCCAGAAAACTATTTTGTATGCTTCTTAGTTTTACTGTGCcaagttgtcatatttacaaacgatgaccaaaaaagatttcttgtggtcatcggttttaaatatgttgagttgtcatatttttgcgcGTGATCGCctaaaaaaagttgtttgtgcttgctcgtttgattatgtcgagatgtcatatttatacgcaaTTTCCAAATAATAtgacgattaagttatttttatcacacaagtaagtacttactaatatgacaagtaagtgcaacaaatgtggtaagtacgagaaacaaaaaagttgtcgaaacatgtcgacatgggatctagttttgaagatctcgtcgcgataaAATCAGTggcgaaaacggatcatcgatcgaTAACACTTTTTAAATTTCGGTCATTCAAAACAaatctgcatgcatgcatgacgaaGAGTGTGCCAGCTGCCGCACGCTAATAACAATATGCAGCGCAGTTAGTTAGATTTTCCCGTTATTATTTCCTGCTTTGTTGTTCTTTTActattgttttatttttattttatcctgTTTGGTGCTTAGTCtttccttttcaaaaaaatattttttgtactaTTATTACACCAAACACATCGCACACATATTAAAAAACAGATACTTTTATTCATCACACCAAAGAGTATTAAAGGCCTACATGGCGGCTACATAGGATCTTCTGGAGTAGAAGGACTACTCGATCTCATCTTCTTATTCGAATTGAAAAGAAATACTAGCCTCTATTGCTTAGAGTGGGCGCACGTAGACACCAAGCGCATCAAGATATATACCGCTACGCCCGAAGAACCCAACGATGCTGCTATTCTTCTGCGCGGGTATGGTGAAAGGGGTTCCCTTCGCTTCTCCGAAAGGCCCGTACGTCTTCACATTCGTGATAAATTTCAAGGAAGTTATTATGTTGTGTCGGTCTTTGTCATAAATGCCGAATGTTCCAGAAACTTCCTTCATAAATTCAGAAGCGCCGagcacaaactgcattggaacgaAAAAGAGAAGTACGATTAGTTGCTTATATATGCAAGTGTGAAAATTCCATAAATATTTCTTCGGGGTCCACTGACCGTGTTTTGATTTCCTCCCGAACCTCCCCAGGGTCCAGCGTTGTGCTTCTGTCCAGTCTGGTCAACATAAGAAAATTTGATTGAATCAACAATTGAGCCGCTGCTAACAGTGATGCTCTCCAGACGCCTTGGTACTGCCTCTAAAATGTCTTTATCACCCCCTCCATTTCCACCCCATGGTCCAAGCTTTGTGAGAAGGCTCTACACGGTATAACGATTATATGATATTTTTGTTAAATAAAAGGATCAATGTGCGCAAAAATTGATATCTATATCTTCAAATAAATATGTGGGGTGTTCAACTAACCTCTGATTTCAACACGGGACAAAATCCATGGATTGTGAGTTCTATGATGTTACCGTCACTCCTTTGTTCATGGAGCTTTTTATGAATGACACCATTTGCCATTGCAAACTGTCCCGTCCCACCAACAATAGCCCACTCGCCTTCTTCAACAGATATCCCCATCACTTGAAGTGTTGACCCCTTAAACCTGTACAATGTTCATATATTGTTAGTACATGTATCATGCACCCATAAAAACTGTAATAGGGTACTTCCTAATAATAGAATCAGATGTAGTCTAATTATAATGTATATGAAAATGTGTCACCTAACAAAGATATATAACCATGATTTCTAATTTTGCGACAACTAATGTATATATAACCATGTGTTTGTGTGTGTACGTACCTTTCAATCTCAAAGGTTATGCTGAAAGTATTCTGCCAGTTACCAGCATAGATATGCAGGCCTTGTGCACGCGCAACGACAGTGGCGTCAGGGCTAGGGCCATCACATATCGACCAGTTGTTAACAACAGTCGAACCCAAACCAGTAGTAGCATTCGAGTCTATTATAACTGACTGATTTTGGTTTGAACCGAGGGAAGTGTGGAAAAGGTACAGGTTGCTGAAGTTGAGCTCAGTGATTTCTACAAACGCGGCGCAGGGAGTAATCTGGAAAGTAGCCATGGTGACCGGTGAGTTGGGAGTATGTAGGCTTATGAGATGCTAGTATTGCTGTGTGTGATAACAGGAAGGTTGGGAGTGTTATTTATAGATAGCCAAGGCCAATGCAAGCGTGTCTAGGCTTAGATGGACCGACACTTCCCACGTGttttgtgcttgtgaggatcagCCATATGTACCATGAACACGCTAGGATACGTACAAGGTGAGAACTGTTGGTGCTGACTCACCGTTGTGCATCACGAGCAAGGGAATCACTCGTTTTTAGATATGATGGCAGTAAGAAATAAACGCTCGTACGGGTAACTCGTACTGTACACCTCGTGCAACACGAGCTCATGCCAGGATAAGATTTTGCGTGGGAGGCCGCAATTACTGATTAGCTGCATGTTGTCAGTTGCAAAATGAGTTTGCCATCTGAACGGCAAGCTGTGGAATCCTATGGGATGAACCATGAAATGGAGAGCTGAAGATGATTACTACTGGTTCAAGAGAGATAGGGCCGTGAATCACGCCTATCTTCAAACTTCAGATCTCAAGCATCTTAGAAATTTTTATTCCGAGCATAAATTGTGTTTGAAAATTTCAGATGATAACTGAGTACTAATTTTTGATAACCTTTGTAATTATACAACTCACTATCCCTTAGGCTCCGTTTGGAATGTAGTTTTTATACTACCCTTGTAATATTCTACATTTGTATTATACTTGTCTCCAATCGAATACACTCATAGGATAGTATTTTTAATCCAGTTGTAAAATGACAGTAACTTCTTAAACAAACACCGGCGGAAGGAGCCGAGCCTGGATGCCCTGTGGAGATCTGGCTGCTGCGCCCATGGTTTTCATTTTCAGTGGTATTTCAATGAAATTCACTGAatttcattaatttcagtagACACTGAAATATTACGTTTCGGCCAAAATATTTCAGCAATTTCAATAGTACACTCGaaatcaaatattttttaaatatttttcaaaaatttcaaatttttaatTAAATTCAAATGAATATTTCGGCCCTTTGGCCGAAATGCAAACTGAAATTACTGAATTTCAGTGATTTCGGTTGGTGCTGAATTTTTTTCTATACTGAAATTTAAAACTATGGCCGCGCCTCGTCCTGCTCGTCGTGCTGTTGGCCACCCCGTGGCTACTCATCGTCTACTGCCACCGCGCGGCGCCCGTTTGGCCGACGCACCAGTACCTAGTCATCGCCTCCCCCGCGCCCGGCCACGAGGACGGCGCCCAGCCGCGCTTCCCTCCGTTCAGGAGCAGCAGGTCAAGAAGCTCCTGATCGCCCAGCCGCGCTTCCCCTCCGTCCAGGAGCAGCAAACACTGGTACCCGTGGATCGACATGTGCCAGTACCTCGTCAACAGCCGCCTCGGCGTGCCCCTGCTCCACGACGTGCGCTTTGCCTCTACGGCGCTGCCTCTCCCTCTTCTTCCCATCGTCTCTCCGTCTTCCATGACGTGGACTAGCAGCGGGGCAGCGGACGAGCGGCGCTAGCTTCAAAGGGGATTCGGTCTCGGCGGCTCGGCTGAGAGACAGCAACGTACATACCCGTAACGTACCACGACGGCTGGTGTCAGACTGGGCACACCAGCGTCGAGTGACAGCAGTGGCGAGCAAGCACGGGCGCGCGATACAACCTCCAGGTCGCACGTAGCAATCCACACTCTCGTCCCTATCTCTTCTCCAGGCGGCCAGACAGCATGTTCAGACGTGTCTGCAAGGCTCCATGCAGTTAGATTTTAATTTCTTGATTGAAAGTTTGTACAaactgaatctacgaacaaatgcAAAAAATATTTCACTATGATAACTCCAACATTTGATTtgcgcttgcaatagttctgccaCTACTTTAGCCCGCACACACACATTCTGGAAAACAAAGGTTAGCATCCTTCCTCGTTCAAACATTCACCCCTCTTCTGAAATGGTTTCACATCGTGCAGATTCATTCAATGGCTGAGGATTAATCTCAGGGGATCTGTGGTATAATGTCTAGCTAGCAATTGAAAAAAACCAATTAATTAACGAATTGACGTAGTCTTGTCTGCAAGTGTACCACCTGTGGtgttcttgaagaaaatgaggctGCTATAGCTTCGCAAGTCTTGTTTGAACATCATCATATAGAAATTGGGCTCATcgctttattgacatgcatgtcaTCACTTATGAGAAGTCATTTTCAGTACCTTTGTTATTGCTTACAAACATGTTCACCAGGCGCAAACCGAAACAGATCCGTCCAAGATGCTCAAAAATGTTTTTCTTTTGTGCTCTTTAGTTCTATCTTCTTGAACAACCCCACCAACACATTTGTAGTATAGGCCTagaataagtatctatttaattacTAACttctttattttagttttcccATCGACAGTAAATTGTAGTACAAAACTGAATCTCAAGCCCACATGCATTCCGGAATGGCCGTCGTTCAAACAAAGGTGAGACATCCTTTCTCATTTACCCCCCTGGTTTCAGTTGTGATTGTTCAATCCCTATCCATTATATGTAGCTTGGGTTTCACTACTAGACCACTGTTCACTGTTCCAGCTGTGAAATATATTATTAGATCATTTTAAATAGACTTCGTAACGTATTTTCCTTACCAATGAGACAATACCGTAACATGTTTCttggttgttttctacatgttaagAGTACTAATTACTACATGAATTTCTGATAAAAGAATCAATACAAGTATGCTCATATGCTAAATCGAGTCATACAGTAATATAAGATCCGTTCAACTGAGGAAGGCACCAAAAGAGGCTGTGAGCCAGAGCACAAAGAGACCGCCACCGTTAGTGCATCTACTTGCGCCACCTACCACATGACCACAACCCCTGGTACATAACTATTACTTAATGATACACATGAATGTGAGGTTTTCCTACCTTATTTCAATTCTGTTTGAGCTTGCTTTTTTTCTGGTTTGTGAGAATATCTGGAATCATATAAGGTATGGTAAAATAGTTGATTAAGGCACTTCTATTTTTTTGGATTGTGAGCAGGCCGACTGGTTTCTCATGCTTTTAAATGATAATTACAAATGATGGGCAAATCCTCTATTTAATACATATAGCCTCCTTGTGTACATTAAGGCTAATGCTTACTGATTGAATGGTGTAAGCATGTTGATATCTATCAATTGTCATGAATGCCACCCCATTAGTTATTCTTGAGCTTAGTTTTGGCTTGCACATTTTGGTTTGGTGCTTAGTTCAAGGCCACATAGGTTCTGGAAAGAGGGGACCTTAAAAATTAGACTCCAATATTTAACAAAAGATTCTTAAACATTCACGCACCATCAAGTGTCTGGTTTGCAATCTTTGTCACGCATTACTTTAGGTATCTCTGAGCTACAAAATGGGATAAACTTATTTTGAAAGAAGTTAAATCACATGATTATAATAGCAGtaatttattttaatattttgccGTGTCTTAAAGCAAGTGGCTAATTTTACTCCAACGTTGGCGTGTGGAAggtatcataattattagaggaacatCTACATACATGCACATGCGCTGAGCTTTAACGAATTCATGCAATTCTCATTTGCTACACATGATCTAGATTTTATTTTCACAGCTTCAAAGATATAGTAAGGACAGTTCTGGAAGCCAAGCTCGATTTATGATTTTGATTTGATAGATGGTGCTCTCTTACAGATACTAGCAAAAATGTTTTGTAGGtaatgttgtcattattgtttccTTCCTTGTGACAGTACTTACGTAGCTATTTCCTCAATTGATTTGCCTCACTAACATGTATTTTGTCTTTACTTCAATGTAAGCAATTTTAAGTTGCTTAAGATGTACCAATTGTTTCGCAACAACCCACTAGCATTTTGATACTGAGCTTAATAGAACTTCTATTATTGTTGATCAGACGGAACTCTATGACATCATCTGAGAAAGTACACATTCAATCATCTACCATGACGCGATGCAACAATATTTATTTCTTGGATCACAATGCATATAATTGTAGTATTACTGTGTAGAACGCATTGGGACTGTATAACTGTAGTATTACTGTTCAGAACGCATTGGGATTttttaaataataatattgtCCAAAAGTTCAAAAATATTTGTACTGCCTATTTTGCTCTCGTATATTCCTGATGTTGCAACAATATTTATCCCTTGGATCACAATGTATATAATTGTAGTATTACTGTGTAGAACGCATTGAGACTGTATAACTGTAGTATTACTATTCAGAACGCATTGGGATTttttaaataataatattgtCCAAAAGTTTAAAAATATTTGTACTTCCTATTTTTCTCTCGTATATTCCTGATGTCTTTTCttaatatatttattttttagTTATTGTGATGGGAGCCTTTGTGGGAGTCTTTTTAGGAGTAAAAAGAGATCACACTCTCGATCACTAATTTTTTGTAGATCAACCAGACTAAATTTCTCTCTTGAGTTGCATACCATTATATTCCTATTATTTCTCTCTCTTCAGTTATATACCACTATATTCTGCAAATTGAAGGAGACAAGCACAATATTTAAATGTATTACAAACATATGTATACAAGTTACTTTTTATCCCTAACAACTAAGAGTCAAAATAGATGGGCGCAGCAATGCGCGCCATCAATGATCTAGTAAGAAATAAATGCATGGGTAACGTTGCATGCGTTGTTGACTGGGGGCGTGCACCTTGTTCATCACGAGCCCTCTCTGCTAAGTGCTCACAACTAGAACTAGATTTTTTTTTCAGGGAGGGCATCGTTACTGTACATCGCAGCCCTTACATTGATCTTGTTTGTAATTTGATTTTTTAAACAATTTTCTAGCAAAATTCCATAATTATGTTTAGGAAAAAAAGTGTAAATTCATTACCATGTTCTTGCCGCTGACCGGAAAACCTGTTGTCATTACTAGATTTTCCGCGTATGCCGAGTGTTTGATCCTTCGCTAAGGGCCAAAGCACATACACTCGGCAAACAGACATATGCTGGGAGTAGCTCATGGAAAAGACAAGGACATGGCAACGAGATATTGTTGCCAAGAAGAAGACAAGACCAAGAAGGCATAGTCGATAAACGGAAGAAACGCCAAGAGCACTAGACGGCAAAGAGATGTCACGTGGCTTGTCCATTTGCATCTAACGGCTTCGTCACATGCAATTTTCTTTACCGCGAGCTAGGAACGGCCGCTCGGCAACCCACAAATGACCAAAACAATCTAACCTGACAGGTAGGTCCGCGTGTCCCACATGGCAGTGCATGCTCTCGAAAAAGAATACCACTACTGGAGTGCTACCTTTACCGAGATGTACATGCTCTCGAAAAAGAATGGCACTACCAGGGTGTTATTCTTTTCGGAGAAGAGCCCTCGGAAGCCTGTTGAACCGCTCAGATGACCCCTCTTCCGAGGAGGTGCTCTTGTTAAAGGGGGTGTATTTCCGAGCGATGCTCTCGAAAATGTGTCCC belongs to Hordeum vulgare subsp. vulgare unplaced genomic scaffold, MorexV3_pseudomolecules_assembly, whole genome shotgun sequence and includes:
- the LOC123418458 gene encoding jacalin-related lectin 10-like produces the protein MATFQITPCAAFVEITELNFSNLYLFHTSLGSNQNQSVIIDSNATTGLGSTVVNNWSICDGPSPDATVVARAQGLHIYAGNWQNTFSITFEIERFKGSTLQVMGISVEEGEWAIVGGTGQFAMANGVIHKKLHEQRSDGNIIELTIHGFCPVLKSESLLTKLGPWGGNGGGDKDILEAVPRRLESITVSSGSIVDSIKFSYVDQTGQKHNAGPWGGSGGNQNTFVLGASEFMKEVSGTFGIYDKDRHNIITSLKFITNVKTYGPFGEAKGTPFTIPAQKNSSIVGFFGRSGIYLDALGVYVRPL